Proteins co-encoded in one Flavivirga eckloniae genomic window:
- a CDS encoding UDP-2,3-diacylglucosamine diphosphatase, with protein MQIPEGKKIYFASDNHLGAPTREASLPREKKFVAWLDEVKQDAAAIFLLGDLFDFWMDYKKVVPKGFTRTLGKLAEISDSGIPIYYFVGNHDLWMNGYFEEELNIPVYHKPQEFTFNDKTFFIGHGDGLGPGDKGYKRMKKVFTNSFCKWLFRWLHPDLGVKMAQYLSVKNKLISGEEDAKFLGEDNEWLVQYCKRKLEGKHRDYFVFGHRHLPLDIDLKNNSKYINLGDWIKYYTYGVFDGETFELKEY; from the coding sequence ATTCAAATTCCAGAAGGAAAAAAAATATACTTTGCTTCCGATAATCATTTAGGAGCACCTACCAGAGAAGCCTCTCTCCCTCGCGAAAAAAAGTTTGTAGCCTGGTTAGATGAAGTAAAACAAGATGCTGCAGCTATTTTTCTTTTAGGTGATTTATTCGACTTCTGGATGGACTATAAAAAAGTAGTTCCAAAAGGCTTTACAAGAACATTAGGTAAACTAGCAGAAATCTCAGATTCGGGCATCCCAATTTATTATTTTGTTGGTAACCACGATTTATGGATGAATGGTTATTTTGAAGAAGAACTTAACATTCCCGTTTATCACAAACCTCAAGAATTCACCTTTAATGATAAAACGTTTTTTATAGGTCATGGTGATGGTTTAGGTCCTGGAGACAAGGGCTATAAACGTATGAAAAAGGTCTTTACAAATTCCTTCTGTAAATGGTTGTTTAGATGGTTGCATCCTGACTTAGGGGTAAAAATGGCGCAATATTTATCGGTAAAAAACAAACTTATTTCTGGCGAAGAAGACGCTAAGTTTTTAGGCGAAGACAATGAATGGTTGGTACAATATTGCAAAAGAAAATTAGAAGGCAAACACCGCGACTATTTTGTATTTGGACATCGCCATTTACCATTAGATATAGACCTTAAGAATAATTCAAAATATATTAATCTTGGTGATTGGATAAAGTATTACACCTATGGTGTTTTTGATGGCGAAACTTTTGAGCTTAAGGAATATTAA
- a CDS encoding 6-pyruvoyl trahydropterin synthase family protein has protein sequence MDNNIRITKQFSFETGHALYGYDGKCKNVHGHSYKLSVTVIGKPITDNTNVKFGMVIDFGDLKKIVKEEIVYVFDHATVFNKNTPHVELAKELENRGHNVLLVDYQPTSEMMVIDFSKKIKSRLPEHISLHSLKLQETDSSFAEWYASDNV, from the coding sequence ATGGACAACAACATTCGTATTACAAAACAATTTTCTTTCGAAACTGGTCATGCACTTTACGGATACGATGGTAAATGCAAGAATGTGCACGGGCACAGTTACAAGTTATCTGTAACAGTTATAGGAAAACCCATTACAGACAATACCAATGTAAAATTTGGAATGGTTATCGATTTTGGTGATTTAAAAAAAATCGTAAAAGAAGAGATCGTTTATGTATTTGATCATGCCACCGTTTTTAACAAAAATACGCCACACGTAGAACTTGCTAAAGAACTGGAAAATAGAGGACATAATGTCCTATTGGTAGATTATCAACCTACTAGTGAGATGATGGTTATCGATTTTTCAAAAAAAATAAAGAGCCGTTTGCCAGAGCATATTTCATTACACTCTTTAAAACTTCAGGAAACTGACTCCTCTTTTGCAGAGTGGTATGCTTCTGATAATGTTTAG